The genomic DNA CATTACCTCGGACCGAAGCGTGGCGGCCCGGCTCTGTCTTGACCACAATGATGGGCTGGATCTCTCCAATGACTACCGCGGCGTTCCGGCGATCACCGTTTATCGCTGGATGCCGAAGTTTGGTTTGTGTCTCATCACAAAACTCGACAAGGCCGAAGCATTCGCCCCTGTTTATCAACTCGGCCAGAGCCTCGCGATCGCTGGTGGCCTGCTTTTGCTCGTCGCATCGGCAGCGTCGGGATTGTTGTCGCGAACCATCACCAACCCCATCCGCCGCATCGAGGCGGGCGCCAGACGAGTCGAGGCTGGCGAGCGGGATGTGGTGTTGCCTGAATCGTCGAGCGACGAGCTCGGTCGTTTGGCGCGTGCCTTCAATCGAATGACGACCGCGCTCAAAAGCCGGGAATCCGAGCTGCACGCGCATGCTGCCACCCTGGAGCAGCGTGTCGCGGAAAAGACACGCGAGCTCGACCTGAGGGCAAGCGAGTTGGCCCGGTCGAACATCGAGCTGGAGCGCTTCGCCTATGTCGCCTCGCATGACTTGCAGGAGCCGCTGCGAATGGTGGCAAGTTATACCCAACTGCTTGGCAGACGTTACAAGGGACGGTTGGATGCCGATGCCGACGAGTTCATCCATTTTGCCGTGGACGGCGCTGCGCGGATGCAGGCATTGATCAACGACCTGCTGGTCTACTCACGTGTCAGCACGCAGGGCAGCGCGTTCGAGGCGATCGATTGCAACCTTGTGGTCGAGCGCGCCTTGACGAACCTCAAGGCGGCGCTGATCGAGAGCGGCGCAATCATCCGAAAGTCCGAACTGCCGAAAATCGATGCCGATCGATTCCAGTTGGTCCAACTGTTCCAAAACCTGATCGGCAACGCCATCAAGTTCCGTGGCGAGCGCGTCCCGGAAATTGACATCGCGGCGCGGCGAGACAGCGGGGAATGGTTATTCTCGATCGCGGACAATGGTATCGGGATTGATGCCAAGTACATCGAGCAGCTTTTCGCCGTTTTCAAGCGCTTGCACACACGGGCCGAATATCCGGGGAACGGCATCGGTCTCGCCATTTGCAAGAAAGTCGTCGAACGCCACGGCGGCCGAATTTGGGTCGAATCCGAGGTCAACCATGGCTCGACCTTCTTCTTCACGCTTCCCTGCCGGGATATAGAGGACACTAGCCAAGCACGGAAGTTGGCTCCAACATCTTCGGCACCTCAAATGGATACGGTATGAACATCAACTCGACTGAACGCGCCATCAACATCCTCCTCGTCGAAGACAATCCAGGCGACGCTCGGCTCACGATCGAGGCGTTGCGAGACGCAAAGGTGCGCAATGAACTCAACGTCGCGCAAGACGGAGTCGAGGCCATGTCAATGCTACGGCGGGAAGGGCGCTACGCCGACGCGCCACGTCCTGACCTGATCCTGCTTGATCTCAATCTGCCCCGAATGGACGGCCGCCAGGTTCTCGCCGAAATCAAGGCGGACGAAAACTTGCGGCGTATCCCGGTTGCGGTGCTGACCACTTCGCAGGCCGAGAAAGATATCCTGACCAGCTACAACCTGCATGCCAACTGTTACATCACCAAGCCCGTCGACCTGGATGAATTCGTACGCGTGGTACGGGGCATCGAGAACTTCTGGCTCTCGATTGTGAAGCTACCGCCGGAGTAATGCGAGTTGAGCGAAAGCCCGTTAAACATACTCCTCGTTGAAGACAATCCCGGTGATGCTCGGCTGATCCGGGAACTGCTCGCGGAAGGCAGTGGCACGAGCTTCGTGATCTCTGAAGTGAATCGGTTGGCCCATGGCCTCGAGCAGTTCGCCGACCAGAGCTTCGATCTCGTATTGCTCGATTTGTCTCTCCCCGACAGCACGGGTTTGGACACGCTTCGGCGGTTTCAGGCGACAGCCCCCGACGTCCCGGTCATCGTGCTGACCGGCCTCAACGACGAAGGATCGGCGATTCAAGCGGTTCGCGACGGCGCTCAGGACTATCTCGTCAAGGGGCAAATCGACGGGCAGCAAATTGTGCGCGCCATTCGCTATGCCCGGGAGCGCCATAGGATGGTGCTGCAGATAAGGGACTTGTCGCTCGTCGACGACCTTACCGGCCTTCACAACCGCCGTGGCTTCGCAGTGCTCGCCAGAGAGGTGGTGAAGCGCGCCGCCAGGACCAGAACGGGGTTGGTGGTGACCTTCGTCGATCTGGACGGCATGAAGCACATCAACGATTATTTTGGCCAT from Mesorhizobium sp. M1E.F.Ca.ET.045.02.1.1 includes the following:
- a CDS encoding ATP-binding protein encodes the protein MSMRPHADPQEPLPLLRLGISQKLTLLFALFAAILLGATGWLAFNQGRAALESSVVAEVQSRALEKQAAIGSWLDGQLSELRGLSESPHIVEDFSKLAGLPADATPDDWADFREDLAARTGGGEDFVALFVMEPKSGRVLTATDPTDRGRQGAGEPYFTNGKNRAGLYLVPDRSRNLTLLSPFLSAPLRAGNGALVAVLVARLGTESLAGTVDRRAGLRATDEAYLIDTHKQFVNRPRLLTDADASTITSDRSVAARLCLDHNDGLDLSNDYRGVPAITVYRWMPKFGLCLITKLDKAEAFAPVYQLGQSLAIAGGLLLLVASAASGLLSRTITNPIRRIEAGARRVEAGERDVVLPESSSDELGRLARAFNRMTTALKSRESELHAHAATLEQRVAEKTRELDLRASELARSNIELERFAYVASHDLQEPLRMVASYTQLLGRRYKGRLDADADEFIHFAVDGAARMQALINDLLVYSRVSTQGSAFEAIDCNLVVERALTNLKAALIESGAIIRKSELPKIDADRFQLVQLFQNLIGNAIKFRGERVPEIDIAARRDSGEWLFSIADNGIGIDAKYIEQLFAVFKRLHTRAEYPGNGIGLAICKKVVERHGGRIWVESEVNHGSTFFFTLPCRDIEDTSQARKLAPTSSAPQMDTV
- a CDS encoding response regulator, whose product is MNINSTERAINILLVEDNPGDARLTIEALRDAKVRNELNVAQDGVEAMSMLRREGRYADAPRPDLILLDLNLPRMDGRQVLAEIKADENLRRIPVAVLTTSQAEKDILTSYNLHANCYITKPVDLDEFVRVVRGIENFWLSIVKLPPE
- a CDS encoding GGDEF domain-containing response regulator codes for the protein MSESPLNILLVEDNPGDARLIRELLAEGSGTSFVISEVNRLAHGLEQFADQSFDLVLLDLSLPDSTGLDTLRRFQATAPDVPVIVLTGLNDEGSAIQAVRDGAQDYLVKGQIDGQQIVRAIRYARERHRMVLQIRDLSLVDDLTGLHNRRGFAVLAREVVKRAARTRTGLVVTFVDLDGMKHINDYFGHEAGDRALIRTAEVLRSVFRESDVIARIGGDEFIAMADGVDGTAVELLRRRLTSAVEDHNSESAGEPALALSLGFAHHNPTTETLKSIDDLIAEADEAMYVDKDSRRTKAARR